In one Desulfoferula mesophila genomic region, the following are encoded:
- a CDS encoding pyridoxamine 5'-phosphate oxidase family protein — translation MQRPLRKTQKQINEEAQAILERGNILCLALAQGDQPYVVPMNYGCLEGKVYMHTGPKGLKMEILAANPKVSFTVMESVELMSGPNPCKWDTRYRSVVGLGRATLVEDLEAKVAGLAAIARQCGYEGEMDFPPEKVQGLAVICVEIEHLSGKRNQMGE, via the coding sequence ATGCAGCGGCCCCTGCGCAAGACCCAGAAGCAAATCAACGAAGAGGCCCAAGCCATCCTGGAGCGCGGCAACATCCTTTGCCTGGCCCTGGCCCAGGGCGACCAGCCCTACGTGGTGCCCATGAACTACGGCTGCCTGGAGGGCAAGGTCTACATGCACACCGGGCCCAAGGGCCTGAAGATGGAGATATTGGCCGCCAACCCCAAGGTCAGCTTCACGGTCATGGAGTCGGTGGAGTTGATGAGCGGGCCCAACCCCTGCAAATGGGACACCCGCTACCGCAGCGTGGTGGGCCTGGGCCGGGCCACCCTGGTGGAAGATCTGGAGGCCAAGGTGGCCGGTCTGGCGGCCATCGCCCGCCAATGCGGCTATGAAGGCGAGATGGATTTCCCTCCCGAAAAGGTCCAGGGCCTGGCCGTGATCTGTGTGGAGATCGAGCATCTAAGCGGCAAGCGCAACCAGATGGGGGAGTAG
- a CDS encoding tRNA-queuosine alpha-mannosyltransferase domain-containing protein: MASDLIRQDAGSSGPRLLLVEPYLTASHAAFAQGLMQHVPARWSLLGLPGRHWRWRMRGAAAFLADQAAELLARPWDGLVASDMLGLAELRGLVPSLAAVPALVVFHENQLAYPAPGRAEKNLRERDLYLAFSNLTSALAARRVVFNSRFHRDEFLGAARELVGRLPDMRPLGLPQAIAAKSQILPMPIDPGEATSQTRQPRRGPLRILWNHRWAQDKAPEEFFAALEELAAQGLEFQVAVLGPAPAQPPAVFARAREALTRHIVQWGHAQARNLYWKWLFWADVVVSTARQEYFGISVAEAVWAGCRPLLPDALVYPQLYPARFRYPPGELGARLVDLAQEPEATRQEDYRPLAQNFTWQSQAPAWQMVIAQTIEET; the protein is encoded by the coding sequence GTGGCCTCCGACCTGATCAGGCAAGACGCGGGCTCCAGCGGCCCGCGTCTTTTGTTGGTGGAGCCCTACCTCACCGCCTCCCACGCCGCCTTTGCCCAGGGCCTGATGCAGCATGTCCCGGCCCGCTGGAGCCTGCTGGGCCTGCCCGGGCGCCACTGGCGCTGGCGCATGCGGGGGGCGGCGGCCTTTCTGGCCGATCAGGCGGCCGAGTTGCTGGCCCGGCCCTGGGACGGCCTGGTGGCCTCGGACATGCTGGGCCTGGCCGAACTCAGGGGCCTGGTTCCCAGCCTGGCCGCCGTGCCCGCCCTGGTGGTGTTCCATGAAAACCAGCTGGCCTATCCCGCTCCGGGCCGGGCCGAGAAGAACCTGCGTGAGCGCGACCTGTACCTGGCCTTCAGCAACCTGACCAGCGCCCTGGCCGCCCGGCGGGTGGTGTTCAACTCCCGCTTTCATCGCGACGAGTTCCTGGGCGCGGCCCGGGAGCTGGTGGGCCGCCTGCCGGACATGCGCCCCCTGGGCCTGCCCCAGGCCATCGCCGCCAAGAGCCAGATCCTGCCCATGCCCATCGACCCCGGCGAGGCCACGAGCCAGACCCGCCAGCCCCGCCGGGGTCCGCTGCGCATCCTGTGGAACCACCGCTGGGCCCAGGACAAGGCGCCGGAGGAGTTTTTCGCCGCCCTGGAGGAGTTGGCCGCCCAGGGCCTGGAGTTCCAGGTGGCGGTGCTGGGCCCGGCCCCGGCCCAGCCTCCGGCGGTGTTCGCCCGGGCCCGAGAGGCCCTGACGCGACACATTGTGCAATGGGGGCACGCCCAGGCCAGAAACCTGTATTGGAAATGGCTTTTCTGGGCCGACGTGGTGGTCTCCACCGCCCGGCAAGAGTATTTTGGTATTAGCGTGGCCGAAGCGGTGTGGGCTGGGTGTCGCCCCCTGCTGCCGGACGCCCTGGTCTATCCCCAGCTCTACCCGGCCCGTTTCCGCTATCCGCCGGGCGAGTTGGGCGCGAGGCTGGTTGACCTGGCCCAAGAGCCCGAGGCCACGCGGCAAGAGGATTACCGGCCCCTGGCCCAAAACTTCACTTGGCAGTCCCAGGCCCCTGCCTGGCAAATGGTGATTGCCCAAACCATCGAGGAGACCTGA